Within Bacillota bacterium, the genomic segment AGCCGAAACGCCGCTGCCGGGTCCGGCCGGTCTCCTTGGCAAAGAAGGCCGCGGCCTTTTTTAGGATCCCGCGCTCCTCACGCAGAATCCGATTCTCGCGCCGCAGACGCTGCAACTCCTCACGCTCGGGAGTGGTCAGCCCCTCGCGCTGGCCGGCGTCAATCTCAGCCTGCCGGGTCCATTTTCGGAGTGACTCCAGGGATACTCCAAGGTCTGCGGCGACTTGGGCCATCGACTTCCCGCCCTCGCGGACCAGACGGACGGCCTCGGCTCTAAACTGAGGCGGATACGGTGGCTTCGCAGGTGGCATGTGGACACCCCTCTCTTAAATTACATTCCAAGCTCTCAGGTGTCCACGAAAACGGGGTAGGCTCAGTCTCCAGGCAGGCTGGAGCTGAGATCAGCATCGAGGCCTCGCTGCTCAACACGTTCGAACGGGTGGGCAGGCCGATCTCTGCGTATTCGCTCACCAGGGACGGGAGGAAGGTCCCTGACGAGCTGATCAAGGAGTGGATCTGCGAACTCATCGCCGGTGACGGCGTCCCTTACGGCTACAAGAAGCTCACGGTCCGCTTGCGGGAGGAGCATCGCCTCGCAGTCAACCACAAGAAGGTCTATCGGTTGTGCAAGGAGCTTGACGCCCTGAGACCTCAGAGGAAGGTTCAGGACAAGCACCCTCGCCGTCTGGCGAAAAGAGATACCGTGACTGGCCCGAATCAGCTCTGGGAGATGGAGATGAAATACGGCTACATACGGGGCGCCGACGAGTTCTTCTTCCAACTCTCACTGCTGGATGTCTTCGACCGCTGCGTCATTGACTATCACCTTGGGCTGTCCTGCACCGCGGCAGACGCCGTCAGGGTCCTGAAGAACAGCTTCAAGGCCCGTGGGCTAACCCCTGACGGCCTGCTTCCGAAAGTGAGAACCGATAACGGGCCGCAGTTCGTGGCCAAGAAGTTCGAGGAGGCATGCGGTGAACTGAAGGTCGTTCACGAGCGGATCCCCGTGAAGACGCCGAACATGAATGCTCACATCGAGGCCTTTCACCCGATCCTGGAGGATGAATGCTACAGCCGTAATGACTTCGCCAGTTTCCTGGAGGTCTATGTCACGGTCCCCGAATACATGGAGTGCTACACCAAGCGGCGTCGCCATGGAAGCCTTGGGTTCATGGCCCCGGAAGCGTTTCATAAAGCATT encodes:
- a CDS encoding transposase, yielding MPPAKPPYPPQFRAEAVRLVREGGKSMAQVAADLGVSLESLRKWTRQAEIDAGQREGLTTPEREELQRLRRENRILREERGILKKAAAFFAKETGRTRQRRFG
- a CDS encoding DDE-type integrase/transposase/recombinase encodes the protein MACGHPSLKLHSKLSGVHENGVGSVSRQAGAEISIEASLLNTFERVGRPISAYSLTRDGRKVPDELIKEWICELIAGDGVPYGYKKLTVRLREEHRLAVNHKKVYRLCKELDALRPQRKVQDKHPRRLAKRDTVTGPNQLWEMEMKYGYIRGADEFFFQLSLLDVFDRCVIDYHLGLSCTAADAVRVLKNSFKARGLTPDGLLPKVRTDNGPQFVAKKFEEACGELKVVHERIPVKTPNMNAHIEAFHPILEDECYSRNDFASFLEVYVTVPEYMECYTKRRRHGSLGFMAPEAFHKAFMSNSASAAPIVA